The DNA sequence AGCATGGCGGAGGCGGGCGGCAGGCCGGTCTCGGTCGAGCCAAAGCTGTTCAGGTAGGGGGCGCCGGTCAGGCCCGACAGTTCCGCCATCAGCTTCAGCGGCACGAGGTCGGCCATGGCGCCGACCGCGCGGATGCCGCGGGGCCGGATGCCGCGCGCCTTCAGAAGTTCGACCACGGGCTCGATCGAGCCGGGCATGAGCAGGAGCCAGCCGAGCAGGTGGCGCTCCATGATCGCGACGATTCGCTCGGCGTTGAACCCGTCGACCACATGCACGATCGAGCCGGACATCAGGGCGCCGAGCATCTGGTCGGTCGAGCCCATGTGGAACATCGGCGCCCAGGCGACGAAGCCGTCGGCTTCGGTGGCGCGCATGTCCATGCGCAGCACCGCATTGCGGGCGATTTCGGCGCGGTGGCTGATGGCGGCGCCCTTGGGCAGGCCGGTCGTACCGCTGGTATAGAGGACGATCAGCGGATCTTCGGGCTCGGCGGCGACCGGCGGGGCTTCGTCCGCGGCGTCGGCGAGGAGCGCCGCATAGTCGCGCTCGATCACCAGGCTCGGGACATCGAGACCGAGCGCAGCGGCAGCCTCGGCGAAGCGCTGCGAGGCGATCAGCAACTGCGGGCCGACCAGCGTCACGCAATGGGCGAGCTCGGTCCGGCTGAGCCGCCAGTTCTGGCAGGCGACCACGGCGCCGAGCCGGGCGGCCGCAAGCTGGATCTCGATATACTCGTGCCGGTTCTCGGACAGGAGTGCGATCACCGATCCGCGCTTCAGGCCGCGAGCGGCAAGGGCGGCGGCGAGGCGGCGGACACGGGCGTCCAGCTCGGCATAGCTGCAGGCCGTGTCGCCCTGCAGAATCGCCGTGGCTGCAGGCCTGTCGCGGGCCTGGGAGGCGAAGAGCTCATAGACTGTCAGGCCGCCGGCACGGCCGATCGCTGCGCTCGTCGCTTCCGCCATCGCTTCGTTCATTCCCATCTCCCGAACGTCTTTTCATGCTTTCCGGCGGATCGGCCGGGCGACCGTGCAACGGTCTCAGGAAGCTGGCAGAATAGTCCGCGCAGCGAACCCGCGCGAGCCGGCGTCCCTGCTTCGAGGGCCTGCCCGTCTGCCGCATGGGCAGGCGCCCCAAAGGCTGTCCCGGAAGCCACGAATTAGGCCTCCGACCGCATTGACAAAGACACTGGGGTCGCCACTAATAAACATCATTCATCATCGCTCGATGCGATGCAAGTGCCTCGAAAGAAGGCACGCAATCGGGAAGGAACCGGCGTGAACAGGCGCAAAATTCGGCCACGGCAGCGCCCGATGCGGGTGCGCCGAACCGAGTTCCGCAGCTTTCAGCGCCCGATCGGGACGAGCGGGGGTGGTCGTTGATAAGTCTCGTTCATTTAGCACATGCAGCATGGTGTCGTGTCGCGCTGCGGGACGGGATGGTGGCATGCTTGCGCTGACCAACGTCCAAGTCCTCTACGATCGCTCGATACAGGCGGTGCGCGACGTGTCGCTGACCGTGCCGCAGGGCAAGGTGGTCGCCCTGCTCGGCTCCAACGGGGCCGGCAAGTCGACCATCCTGAAGGCGATTTCCGGCGTGCTCGGCCAGGAAGACGGCGAGGTCATCGGCGGTGACATCCGCTTCGAGGGCAGCAGCCTCCTCGGCGCCCCGCCGCGGGCGATTATCGAGCGTGGGCTGCTCCAGGTGCCGGAGGGGCGCGCGCTGTTCGCGACCCTGACGGTCGAGGAGAACCTGATCATGGGCGGCTACCTCCGCTCGCCGGCCGAAACGCGCGAGGGGCTGGAGCGGATCTATGCCATGTTCCCCCGCGTCAAGGAGCGGCGCAAGCAGATCGCCGGCTACCTGTCGGGCGGCGAACAGCAGATGGTCGCGATCGGGCGGGCCCTGATGGGGCGACCGCGGCTCCTGATGCTCGACGAGCCGTCGCTCGGCCTCGCGCCCCAGATCGTGGAGACGATCTTCGAGACCGTGTTGGCGCTGAACCGCGACACCGGGCTGACCGTGCTGCTGGTCGAGCAGAACGCCCAGGTGGCGCTGAAGGCGGCGAGCTACGGCTACATCATCGAGAACGGGCGCATCGTGCTGGACGGCCCGGCCGAGAAGCTGGCCGCCAATGACGATGTGCAGGAGTTCTATCTCGGCTTCGCGGCCGGCGAACGGAAGAGCATGCGCGACGTGAAGCACTACAAGCGTCGCAAGCGGTGGCTGTCATGAGCAGGATTCTCGAACTCGAAGGCGTCAGCAAACGCTTCGGCGGGCTGACCGCCGTCAACGAGGTCAGTCTCTCCGTCGAGGAGGGACAGATCTACAGCCTGATCGGTCCGAATGGGGCCGGCAAGACGACCCTGTTCAACCTGATCAGTGCCGTGCTGGCACCGACCTCCGGCCGGATCGTGTTCGACGGACGCGACATCACGCGCCTGCCGACCCATGCGCTGGCACGGCTCGGCATCGCCCGGACCTTCCAGAACCTGGCCGTTTTCAAGCACGAGACCGTGGTCAACAACCTGCTCGTCGGCCTGCACACCCATCTCGGCGCGGATCCGATCTCGGCCGCCTTCTTCTGGGGACGGGCGCGCCGGGAGGAGTTGAAGGCGCGCGAACGGGTCGAGGAGATCATCGACTTCCTGGAGATCGAGGACCTGCGCGACCATGTCGTCGGCACGCTCTCCTACGGCCAGCAGAAGCGGGTCGAACTCGGCCGGGCGCTGGCCATCGGGCCGCGGCTGCTTCTGCTCGACGAGATGGTCTCGGGCATGAACCAGGAGGAGCGCGAGGACATCGCCCGCTTCATCCTGGACCTCAAGGAGGAACTCGGAATGACCGTGTTCATGGTCGAACACGACATGGGCATCGTGATGGACATCTCCGACCACGTCTGCGTCGTCAATCACGGCCGCAAGATCGCCGATGGAACGCCGGCCGAGGTCGCCGCCGACCCGGCCGTGATCGAGGCCTATCTCGGGACGAAGCAGGCAGCATGACCGAGGCCGATCTCCTCACGACCCGGACCATGCCGCAGATCCTGGCTTGGCGCGCGGACCAGATGCCGCGCGCCCTGGCGCTGCGCGAGAAGGTGCGCGGGCTCTGGCGGCAGACCACTTGGCGGGACTATTTCGAGCGCACCCGGGCCTTCGCCATCGGCCTCCATGCGCTCGGCTTCCGGGCAGGCGACCGGCTCGCGATCGCGGCCGACGACTGCCCGGAATGGTTCCTGGCCGATCTGGCCGCCCAGATGCTCGGCGGCGCCGGGCTCGGCCTCTACCCGACCAATCCCTGGCCGGAGATGCAATATATCCTGCGTCACTCGCGCGCCCGCTTCGTCGTCTGCGGCGACCAGGAGCAGACCGACAAGGTGCTCGACGCCCGCCGTCTCGACGGCGGCCTGCCGGACCTGGAGCGGATCGTCACCATCGACCAGAAGGGCATGCGCGGATACTCCGAGGATGGGCTGACCGCCTTCGAGGCCGTCCTGCAGCTCGGTCGCGACCGCGCCGCCGAACTCGGGCCGGCCGTCGATGCCGCGCTCGCCGCCGGCCGACCGGACGACACCGCGATCATCGTCTATACCTCCGGCACGACCGGCCATCCGAAGGGCGCGATGCTCAGCCATCGCAATATGCTGCATTCGGCCGGCGAGGTGGTGCGCATCCACGGGCTGGATGCGAAGAGCTATTCGGTGTTGTGCTATCTGCCGCTCTGCCATGTCGCCGAACGCAGCTTCTCGACCGTCATGCAACTGGTCACCGGCTGCACGGTCAGCTTCGCGGAATCGATCGATACCGTCGTTGTCAACCTGCGCGAGGTGGCGCCGAAGGGTTTTCTCGGCGTGCCGCGCATCTGGGAGAAGATGCAGCAGAGCATCTTCTACAGGCTCAAGGACGCGACGCCCTTGCAGCAGCGCGTGCTGGCCAGGAGCCTCGCGCTCGGCCGCGATATCGCCTTGCGGCGTATGGCCAATGGCGGCCGCTTCGCCTCGCTCGGCGACCGGCTGACCTATGCGTCGCTGTGGATCGCCTGCTTCCGGGGCCTGCAGACCTTCCTCGGGCTCGACCGGGTCCGCGCCGGCTTCTGCGGCGGGGCGACGGTCTCGCCGGAGGTGCTGCTGTTCTTCTGGACCATCGGCGTGCCGGTCTATCAGATCTACGGCATGACGGAATCGGCCGGCGTCTGCCACACCCAGCGCCCCGGAGCGACCACGCTCGGCTCGTCGGGCACGAAGATCGACGGCATTGACGAGCGCATCGCCGCGGATGGCGAAATGCAGATCCGCGGCCCGAGCGTGTTCAAGGGCTATCTGTTCGACGAGGAGGCGACCGCGCGCGCCGTGCGCGACGGTTGGCTCCTGACCGGCGACATCGTCGAGATCGGTCCGACCGGCGAGATGACCGTGCTCGACCGCAAGAAGGACATCCTGATCACCTCCGGCGGCAAGAACATCACGCCGTCGCTGATCGAGAATGCCCTGAAGGATTCGCCCTTCATCCGTGAGGCGATCCTGCTCGGCGACGGCCGCAACTTCCTGGCCGCGCTGATCCAGATCGACCTCGACACCACCGGCCAGTGGGCGCAGTCGCGCAACATTGCCTACACGACCTATCCGACGCTCGCCGCCCACGAGCAGGTCTACGACCTGATCCGCGAAGAGGTGAACCGCGTCAACGAGCGTTTCGCCCGGGTCGAGAACATCCGCAAGTTCGTGATCCTGAAGAAGGAACTCGACCATGACGACGGCGAGCTGACCGCCACCATGAAGGTGCGTCGCAAGGCCATCGAGGCCAAGTTCGGGGCCGAGATCGAGCAGATCTACGGGAGGGCCGGCTGATGGATTTCCTGGTTCTCCTGATCGCCACCGGCCTCGTCGCCGGCGCCACCTACGGGCTGATCGCGATCGGCTTCGCGCTGATCTACAAGGCGACCGGCGTGGTCAATTTCGCCCAGGGCGAGCTGGTCATGCTGACCGCCTATATCGGCTACTCGCTCGCCGGCGCCTTCGGGCTCACCTTCATTCCGCTGCTCTTGGTCGCGGTGCCGATCTCGATGGCGGTCGGCCTGGTTCTGGAACGCATCTTCATTCGCCCTATGCTCGGCGAGCCGCCCTTCGCCATCGTCATGGTCACGGTCGGACTGGCCGTCATACTGCGCGGCCTGATCATCGTGGTCTGGGGCTCCCAGCCGGCCAATTTCGATGCCGGCATCCCGACCACGGTGATCCGTCTCGGCAACGTGCCCTTCTATCCGGCGCAGCTGATCATGATCGCCGCGCTCGGACTGGTGGTTCTCGCCATGTGGGCCTTCATGCGCTTCAGCCGCTACGGCATCGCCATGCGGGCGGTCGCCGCCAACGAGACGGCGGCGCTTTTGACCGGGGTCAGCGTCAGCCGCATCCACGCGCTCGCCTGGGTGCTCTCCTCCGGCATCGCCGCGATCGCCGGCATGCTGTTCGCGGCCAACTTCAAGCTGGCGCCGGACCTCTGGTTCCAGGGCCTGAAATCCTTCCCGGCCGTGATCCTCGGCGGCATGGATTCGATCGTCGGCGCGGCGGTCGGCGGCATCGCGATCGGTCTGATAGAGAGCCTGTCGCAGGGCTATATCGGCGAGGGCATGCGCGAGATCGCCGGCTTCATCGTCATCATCCTGGTCCTGATGGTGCGTCCCTACGGGCTGTTCGGCAGCCGTGATATCGAGCGGGTGTGAGATGCGTACGGGACACCTGAAGACCTCGCCCGGCCAGTTGGTCGCCCTCAGCGACAGCCCGGCCGTCTGGGCCTGGGTCGGCGTGCTGGCGGTCGGCCTGATCCTGCTGCCCTATCTCGTCGGCAACTACATGCTGACCCTGGTCGTCTCGGCCATGGCGGCGGTAATCGGCGCGGTGGCGCTCAACATGCTGACCGGGCAGACAGGCCTGATCTCGCTCGGCCAGTCGGGCTTCCTGGCGGTCGGCGCCTATGCCAACGCGATCCTCTTGTCCGACTACGGGCTGCCGGTCTGGCTGACGCTCCCGGGTGCCGGCCTGACCGCGACCGCCATCAGCCTGATCGTCGGCGTGCCGTCGCTGCGCCTGAAGGGCCTCTACCTGGCGATCACCACGCTCGCCTTCTCGTTCATCATCAGCCACATCATCCTCTATTCCGAGGAGCTGACGCACGGGCCCAACGGCATCTTCGTCAAGGGCGCGCGGCTCTTCGGCTACGACGTGCAGCGCG is a window from the Prosthecodimorpha staleyi genome containing:
- a CDS encoding ABC transporter ATP-binding protein; translated protein: MLALTNVQVLYDRSIQAVRDVSLTVPQGKVVALLGSNGAGKSTILKAISGVLGQEDGEVIGGDIRFEGSSLLGAPPRAIIERGLLQVPEGRALFATLTVEENLIMGGYLRSPAETREGLERIYAMFPRVKERRKQIAGYLSGGEQQMVAIGRALMGRPRLLMLDEPSLGLAPQIVETIFETVLALNRDTGLTVLLVEQNAQVALKAASYGYIIENGRIVLDGPAEKLAANDDVQEFYLGFAAGERKSMRDVKHYKRRKRWLS
- a CDS encoding class I adenylate-forming enzyme family protein, with protein sequence MNEAMAEATSAAIGRAGGLTVYELFASQARDRPAATAILQGDTACSYAELDARVRRLAAALAARGLKRGSVIALLSENRHEYIEIQLAAARLGAVVACQNWRLSRTELAHCVTLVGPQLLIASQRFAEAAAALGLDVPSLVIERDYAALLADAADEAPPVAAEPEDPLIVLYTSGTTGLPKGAAISHRAEIARNAVLRMDMRATEADGFVAWAPMFHMGSTDQMLGALMSGSIVHVVDGFNAERIVAIMERHLLGWLLLMPGSIEPVVELLKARGIRPRGIRAVGAMADLVPLKLMAELSGLTGAPYLNSFGSTETGLPPASAMLIPPGKIPERLSKRKSSMCDLRLLDPDGNEVPDGEPGEAAVRGPTVFSGYWNAAATNARDFAGGYFRMGDLFRRNPDGSYDFVDRAKYMIKSGGENIYPAEIERVLLADARIGDAIVLRRADSRWGEVPVAFVARTDDSLGAEEIDRLCKEHLAGYKRPKAIHFIRFEDFPRSTTGKILRHEMERLYKDLLS
- a CDS encoding ABC transporter ATP-binding protein; its protein translation is MSRILELEGVSKRFGGLTAVNEVSLSVEEGQIYSLIGPNGAGKTTLFNLISAVLAPTSGRIVFDGRDITRLPTHALARLGIARTFQNLAVFKHETVVNNLLVGLHTHLGADPISAAFFWGRARREELKARERVEEIIDFLEIEDLRDHVVGTLSYGQQKRVELGRALAIGPRLLLLDEMVSGMNQEEREDIARFILDLKEELGMTVFMVEHDMGIVMDISDHVCVVNHGRKIADGTPAEVAADPAVIEAYLGTKQAA
- a CDS encoding AMP-dependent synthetase/ligase, whose amino-acid sequence is MTEADLLTTRTMPQILAWRADQMPRALALREKVRGLWRQTTWRDYFERTRAFAIGLHALGFRAGDRLAIAADDCPEWFLADLAAQMLGGAGLGLYPTNPWPEMQYILRHSRARFVVCGDQEQTDKVLDARRLDGGLPDLERIVTIDQKGMRGYSEDGLTAFEAVLQLGRDRAAELGPAVDAALAAGRPDDTAIIVYTSGTTGHPKGAMLSHRNMLHSAGEVVRIHGLDAKSYSVLCYLPLCHVAERSFSTVMQLVTGCTVSFAESIDTVVVNLREVAPKGFLGVPRIWEKMQQSIFYRLKDATPLQQRVLARSLALGRDIALRRMANGGRFASLGDRLTYASLWIACFRGLQTFLGLDRVRAGFCGGATVSPEVLLFFWTIGVPVYQIYGMTESAGVCHTQRPGATTLGSSGTKIDGIDERIAADGEMQIRGPSVFKGYLFDEEATARAVRDGWLLTGDIVEIGPTGEMTVLDRKKDILITSGGKNITPSLIENALKDSPFIREAILLGDGRNFLAALIQIDLDTTGQWAQSRNIAYTTYPTLAAHEQVYDLIREEVNRVNERFARVENIRKFVILKKELDHDDGELTATMKVRRKAIEAKFGAEIEQIYGRAG
- a CDS encoding branched-chain amino acid ABC transporter permease produces the protein MDFLVLLIATGLVAGATYGLIAIGFALIYKATGVVNFAQGELVMLTAYIGYSLAGAFGLTFIPLLLVAVPISMAVGLVLERIFIRPMLGEPPFAIVMVTVGLAVILRGLIIVVWGSQPANFDAGIPTTVIRLGNVPFYPAQLIMIAALGLVVLAMWAFMRFSRYGIAMRAVAANETAALLTGVSVSRIHALAWVLSSGIAAIAGMLFAANFKLAPDLWFQGLKSFPAVILGGMDSIVGAAVGGIAIGLIESLSQGYIGEGMREIAGFIVIILVLMVRPYGLFGSRDIERV